AGGGTTTAGCTGACCTAGGAAAGAGATCAAGCGATTAGGATGGGGGCTAAATGTTAAGACTCATAGTTGTTTTGATTATCAGGTTTCAATTTTAGTAAGTATATTGTTGTTACGATTTCGATTAGATCACATCTAGATAATAAGGCCGAAGGTGTGGGGCCTACTTTTAGGGCATGATAGTAGCTGACGCCCCATTATTCAATTCGGACCTACTCAAAGGCGTGGGTTGGCTTTGCCGCACAATGATGCTTTGATATCACAACCACTCCAGCAAACTGCGAAGTTAATCAGATATTCATCGTTTTAGGAAGTTTGACTAATATCCTATTTGGAGGAGCCCATCATCAACTgcatttgataattttaagataCTACTACTCACATAAATTCTGAGtctgcaaaaataaattacaacccTAGAGAAATAAGGACGAATAAATCTGTtgcaaatttaaattgaaatgttACAATATATGAAACTGATGCTCATTTCCTAATTCTTCTCTCTTGATTTACAGGTTAGAATCAAGGTGCACAATGGGCCGTATTTAGGACTAGCACGGAGATAAATTCATAATCCGCCATAttttgatgatgataatatcCTCTTATAGAAGCTAAAAATGCTCTTAATCATATGGTATTATTGCATTTTCAGCATAAAAGACTTGATGAGAAGCAAAGATCGTAAACTTGAGCTAAAAATGGCATTTGAAGACACTTAAAAAAGGAGAATTATGGTAGACTTGCAGACTCGACTAGATACGCCCATATTTAATGCTGCAGTCAACTctacaaaagaaagaaatgagcAATTTTTGCTACTGAAGATAGAATGATGGCTGcacaaattttagaaaacttTCTTATTTGGAAGGCTTGCTAGGATCAAGgatttgattgattgattgattatgTAGCTACCCCACTTTTCTGTCCAAGTTCATGTGATGCAAGTAGTATAAATAGGAATACATATCATACCTCTTAGATAATCTCTTATTCTATCATTATTCCTctcttttgaataaattactgatttgttaatgaaattttacttttcttttatatattcttctgCTCACATGTTAGgctaatctttttatttttcggttaaaatttttgtaattgtttgaTTCCCAAATAtttgagatctaatttatactTATCACTTTTGTTTAATAgatattcatgttattctctgtgattcattacaaataatctaattataaatgacatgaccaattattcattgtcaagaatgtttgcttagctaattgaacttgcaaatttataattatttatttagttcaataattagTAGTAGCATAGCATGGTTAATTATGTCACAATAGTTAATCATATTATGGGTAATGTATGatctaacttaaattaattctcGTAGGAAtgagttattaatttatttcaaaattttttggttTCAACAGATACATTGTCACAGTAGAAGATGGGACAAAAAGGGATGCAAGATGGCAAGAACCAAGCCAGACATAGCTGGAACTAATCCTTAGTATCTCCAATCTGAAAAAATAGGTTAATGTATGTACTGTACATTTGACTTAAACAAGCAGGTAATGAAAATCCCTGTTGCTTTACTCCAAATCACCTCAATTTTCTCAAAGGTATTGCTTTCCCAAAAACTCTTTCTACCTCATTTGCCTCCATTTTCAGCTGACTCAAAATATCCATCTCTTCTTTACTTAGCTCCTTGAGGAAGTAATCTTTATCTTTGATCAGCTCTTGAAAGCCTTCAGCTAATCTCTGAAACAATGTGATTTCAGTGTTCTTCACTTTCTCCACTTCCTGTTCTATCTCTTCGACCTCCTTCACGATTATCTCCTCGCCCTCCTCCACTGTCTTCTCCAGTCTCTCGACCAGGGGGGGTTCAGGCCCACAAGTGTTGTCCGTCCTGATGAACTTGTTGAAATCACGGCCGACGTTTTTAGCAGCCTTTTCTAGTTGGGGCACGATGCTTTCAGGCAAAACTGCACTTCTTGTGTATACAACAGCGCCACCATATCCATCCCAGGCGTCGTTTCGGCCTCGATAGTATACGAATATATAGTCGTCTGGTTGGTTTTCCACCTTGGATGAAAGAATATACCTGCTCGAATCATTTGAAAATCCTTTATCAGTTCCATTGCCAAATACAAGATAGAGCCGAATCCATCGTCCTACTGACCAAAGTACATATGTTCTGTAATGATTAGAGCAATAcaaattaacccaaaaaattgattgagaCGAGGACGTTTGAATTGTGTTGCATCATTTGGACACAAAATAACATTAGGTGActttccttcatttttcctcttcgTTACTCCTAACTTTACCTATTGCATTTGGatcttatcaaattttattatcatgcCAAACATCATAAATAACACGTTAGGTTTCGGTCTTGTAAAGTAGACATGTTCAAACTATAACAGCCATATATCCACAGATAACGTTCCTCTGCATGAGTGTCAGAAACTTATACTTCAGGCATGAAATAATAGTGCATTCCAGACTCGATCATATACCAGAAATCAAGTAGAAGGAAAATGGACAAACCAGTCATCTTGGTAGTGAAGAAATTCATTGTCATGATTGTACAATATCCCTGGATATTTTGGATCTTGCACGAATCTCTGTACCGTTGACCGAGTGAAAAAACCAGTATCTGGAGTCTTAATTCGCCAAGATATGTTCCCTACAAGTTTGTTGGATTCTGTATGGAACTCATGCAGTTGGCAATCAAAGGTGTCAAATGTAGGATTCAAACCTCTGGTTATATACCATTTCCCATTGAAGTTATTTATGTCGAAATTCTGCACCAGAACAGTGGGATCCGGTGCTGGGAATTCACCTAGATCAGATTTACGAGGCACACATTTCTTTCGTGAGACTGCACAGTCATTGAATTCATCTACAACACTATTTTCGAACAAATCTCCGCACTTTATCTGTGATAGAGAAGAGGGCCACAAGTAACTTCTGATCAGAACTAGCTCGGCAGGTTCACGACAACATCATAGATTATGGAAGATAAAGGAATTACCTGGCATTCGGTCTCATCAGGTCTGTTATTGCAGGTCTGGAGACATGCAATGTTAGCAGCACACGATGGGTTCGCAATGCACTTGGCAAGCTCCAACctatttgaaaatcaaaatttctgATCACTCACGCAACAAAAATGAGAGATGTGTCTTGTGGTAAAAATGTTCCCTTACTATGTCTTTGCTCTCCATTGAACCTGTAaaaattgtttgtttttgtgctttatttttcattctttgttTTATACATGTTTCACAACCTGTCTTACAATTTCCCAACATTCATTATGACTTTTACAGCAGCTTTATCTATGTCCTAATTATGCTAACATCATACTCATGGAGTGATATTTTCGTTTTGACAGGTGAAATTCATAGTATACACTGAACTTGCATTTTGATCATGAGTCATATTCATTGCCGAAGCAAGATAGCTATAAGTTCAACAAGATACCTGCACTCCTTCAATAAGCATGCACAGGTTTTTAAAGCATCCACAGCATCAGCTGTTGGAACGATCATCAATGTTAATGTCACTAATATTGCTGCAGTATTGACATAGCTCCATTTCTTCCAAAAAACAAGATTCACCACTTCTCGAAAATCTAATCTCTTTTTGGCCTACAGAAGATTTCtattaaaaacaaagaaataacaaGAGAGTTCTTCAAATATAACATCAGATGTCACAAAGGAAATGATAAAACAAGGGCTGACATTGAGAAGTCACCTCAGCTATAATTGTGTTAATACAACGGCTAGCAGGAGTCGTATCCATTGCTATGGGGAAGAGATTTGGACATCTTGACCCCAAGCTTTTACCCAACTGCTTATTTTTTACCAACTTCAAGTATCGGCATTTCCATTTATTGGCGCCCATTCTCACCATTAGTCTGCCATTAACATCAGCCCCAATCCAGTTATATCTTTGACGACTAGCAAGTCGTGATTTATTATGCAAGAGAATGCTTTCGCCATTAGAAAGTACTCCTGAGTATATTGGAAAAGCCATATTTCACTCGCCTGACTGCCGATCAATGCAACCTGAATGTAATGCGACAAAGTCAGATATGCTTCAGGACTACTAAGAACTAGAGAAGGATCTAATATATCATGTATTCGCTCCCAAATATGACAAGTTGGGAGTTCCGAGTTAAAAGCCTATTTATCTTCATCTTCTCTACAAACAACAGGGCTATGACGAATGTCATGGAGCTCCGACATGTTAGAGTCGATCTAAAGTATGACATCTAGATTGAACGTATCAGTTAAAATGAAGGTCAAATTTCAACCAAATGAACTTTCCACCTTCTAAGACTACTCCAATAGTTTTAGATTAAGGGTTGTGTTGTTGTGACATTTCTTTTAAGGAGATGTACTGTGTGGTTCCTCAACTCTCAAAACATACACCTAACTAGAAGTCCTAGGAATTCTTGTATTCTGTGAATGCCATGAATTTCTTTGCAACACCAGAAGTAATTCGTCCCAATGCTAGAGAAGAGGCAACCATAAAAACAATCCATATGAGCCCCTAGCAGAAAAAACGCTTACGCTAGATACCCAACTATTCAATCCTGTTATGAAA
This region of Sesamum indicum cultivar Zhongzhi No. 13 linkage group LG4, S_indicum_v1.0, whole genome shotgun sequence genomic DNA includes:
- the LOC105161169 gene encoding violaxanthin de-epoxidase, chloroplastic translates to MAFPIYSGVLSNGESILLHNKSRLASRQRYNWIGADVNGRLMVRMGANKWKCRYLKLVKNKQLGKSLGSRCPNLFPIAMDTTPASRCINTIIAEAKKRLDFREVVNLVFWKKWSYVNTAAILVTLTLMIVPTADAVDALKTCACLLKECRLELAKCIANPSCAANIACLQTCNNRPDETECQIKCGDLFENSVVDEFNDCAVSRKKCVPRKSDLGEFPAPDPTVLVQNFDINNFNGKWYITRGLNPTFDTFDCQLHEFHTESNKLVGNISWRIKTPDTGFFTRSTVQRFVQDPKYPGILYNHDNEFLHYQDDWYILSSKVENQPDDYIFVYYRGRNDAWDGYGGAVVYTRSAVLPESIVPQLEKAAKNVGRDFNKFIRTDNTCGPEPPLVERLEKTVEEGEEIIVKEVEEIEQEVEKVKNTEITLFQRLAEGFQELIKDKDYFLKELSKEEMDILSQLKMEANEVERVFGKAIPLRKLR